A region from the Brassica napus cultivar Da-Ae chromosome C8, Da-Ae, whole genome shotgun sequence genome encodes:
- the LOC106373915 gene encoding uncharacterized protein LOC106373915 has protein sequence MTTLSWNCRGLRSILTVRRLEEMCREHLPDFLFLLETKNSSDHIEGFRRSLGYDHIFLVNPVGLSGGLALFWRNSHEVEVLSSFDRIIDVRVKQRDLVYFISFVYGDPIRHKRHIIWENLKTIGLNRNAGWCLVGDFNEMMNAVEKIGGPVHEESSFYPFRSMVRDCRVKEVPSSGDKLSWAGVREIMTNGLKEKVWIQCHLDRAFGNAEWFCLFPRAHTLYLERLGSDHRPILTSVMGTDTKKLGCFVYDKRWSNNPEVLELVRKGWNVDQNRQEATVSERIASCRKILAQWKRIGASNSKKMIMKLRTELEEKEKKVSPNLQRTIYMKLELAKLFQEEEEYWKLKSKNNWLQSGDKNTKVFHGWAKTRKMKNNIPSLTDSVGVEHTSEEAKGNITIQYFTELFTSSRPSDATELLRDFAPRIILEVKRFFVEGVIPQDWNFTQLCLLSKKPNPSLVTDLRTISLCAVSYKIGSNILCARLKGILPLLVSPTQGAFVAGRLISDNLLTAHEMLHGLKINPNCKTDYIAIKTDMSKAYDRVE, from the exons AcgctcagttggaactgtcgggGTTTGAGGAGCATCCTGACAGTTCGACGTCTAGAGGAGATGTGTCGTGAGCATCTTCCAGACTTCTTGTTTCTCCTAGAGACTAAAAACTCTAGTGATCACATAGAAGGTTTTAGGAGATCGTTGGGTTATGACCACATCTTTTTGGTGAATCCAGTGGGTCTCAGTGGAGGTTTAGCATTGTTTTGGCGGAACTCGCATGAAGTTGAGGTATTATCATCGTTTGATAGAATCATTGATGTCAGAGTAAAGCAGCGAGACTTAGTATATTTCATCTCCTTTGTATATGGGGACCCTATTCGACATAAACGACACATAATCTGGGAAAATTTAAAGACTATAGGTCTGAACAGGAATGCTGGTTGGTGTCTTGTTGGAgacttcaatgagatgatgaaTGCAGTGGAGAAGATTGGTGGACCAGTGCATGAGGAATCATCTTTTTATCCTTTTCGTTCCATGGTTCGAGATTGTAGGGTTAAAGAAGTGCCAAGCTCAGGAGATAAGTTATCATGGGCTGGGGTCAGAGAGATAATGACCAATGGACTGAAGGAGAAAGTATGGATACAGTGTCATTTGGACAGAGCATTTGGTAACGCCGAATGGTTTTGTCTCTTCCCTCGCGCACACACGTTGTATTTGGAGAGGTTGGGGTCTGATCACAGGCCCATTCTGACGAGTGTTATGGGTACAGATACGAAGAAGTTGGGATGCTTCGTTTATGACAAAAGGTGGAGTAATAATCCAGAAGTGTTGGAGCTGGTGCGTAAAGGATGGAACGTAGATCAGAACCGACAAGAGGCCACAGTCTCAGAGCGCATTGCTTCATGTCGCAAGATACTGGCTCAATGGAAACGTATTGGTGCTAGTAATTCAAAGAAGATGATCATGAAGTTGCGTACTGAGCTAgaggaaaaggagaaaaaagtTTCCCCGAACTTGCAGAGGACTATCTATATGAAGCTGGAGCTTGCGAAATTattccaagaagaagaagagtattgGAAGCTTAAAAGCAAGAATAATTGGTTGCAATCAGGGGATAAAAACACTAAAGTCTTCCATGGATGGGCCAAGACtaggaaaatgaaaaataatattccGAGTCTTACAGATTCTGTTGGGGTGGAGCATACTTCCGAAGAAGCAAAAGGTAATATAACTATACAATATTTCACAGAGCTCTTCACATCATCTAGGCCATCTGATGCCACTGAGCTGCTGCGAGATTTTGCGCCAAGA ATTATTCTAGAAGTAAAGCGCTTCTTCGTGGAAGGTGTTATTCCTCAAGACTGGAACTTCACTCAGCTTTGCTTGTTATCAAAGAAACCAAATCCCTCTCTCGTGACAGACCTTCGAACTATCAGCCTATGCGCAGTCTCGTATAAGATCGGCTCCAATATCTTATGTGCTCGGCTGAAAGGCATTCTGCCCTTATTGGTCTCGCCTACTCAAGGGGCCTTTGTGGCGGGAAGGCTGATATCTGATAACTTGTTGACAGCGCATGAGATGCTACATGGCTTAAAGATTAATCCAAACTGCAAAACAGACTACATTGCAATCAAAACAGACATGTCCAAAGCGTATGACAGAGTGGAATGA
- the LOC106373913 gene encoding uncharacterized protein LOC106373913: MEDNGRTESLARSIPWVLWLIWKNRNSLLYAETEVSVVRSLSEMMVEVEQWFLLNKPQLRTTEERVRMDNSDKWCPPDNGVIKCNIYANWRNASMHSGVAWIARDQAGNVSHHARDAIVHAPDRMVAEFRCAIWALTCLRDLGVQKVIMASDYYEVVEAIKVPYLWPHYRDLLQRIMGFKRTFDSLEFEGEKVVANGVARDIAKSVLRDGRF; encoded by the coding sequence ATGGAGGACAACGGACGTACTGAATCTTTAGCTCGCTCTATTCCTTGGGTACTCTGGCTAATATGGAAGAACAGAAACTCTCTTTTATATGCTGAAACAGAGGTATCTGTCGTGAGATCATTAAGTGAGATGATGGTGGAAGTGGAACAGTGGTTTCTCTTAAACAAACCTCAACTGCGAACTACAGAGGAGAGAGTTAGAATGGATAATAGTGACAAGTGGTGCCCACCAGATAATGGAGTCATTAAGTGCAACATCTATGCGAATTGGAGAAACGCATCAATGCATAGTGGTGTAGCTTGGATTGCAAGGGATCAGGCCGGGAACGTTTCTCATCATGCACGAGACGCGATCGTACATGCTCCTGACCGAATGGTAGCTGAGTTTAGATGCGCCATATGGGCTCTAACATGCTTACGAGATCTAGGAGTGCAAAAGGTGATAATGGCGTCAGACTATTATGAGGTAGTGGAAGCTATTAAAGTCCCGTATCTATGGCCCCACTATAGAGACCTCTTGCAACGAATCATGGGTTTTAAAAGAACTTTTGATAGTTTAGAGTTTGAAGGAGAAAAAGTTGTTGCCAACGGTGTAGCCAGAGATATAGCAAAAAGTGTTCTGCGAGATGGACGCTTTTAA
- the LOC106412361 gene encoding spermidine sinapoyl-CoA acyltransferase-like, translated as MPTQKSLSIPLMVKKKLAEMVKPPKLIPSHTLSLSTLDNAPYNEVMYKMCYVFKPRNVGYDDNQPDYLVREALSVLLGYYYPLSGTLKRRDTDRKLQLNCGSDGGGVAFTVATANVELSSLKYLENIDSDMALKFLPEVQVDKDGYPPFALQVTNFKCGGFILGVALPHSMCDGFGEGHIMCALTELAGGKNMPTVTPVWERERLVGRPKDNDQVPFVPEGDTATSPYLPTDDWVTEKISIRAESIRRLKEATLKEYDFSNEALTTFEVIGAYLWKSRVKALSLDRDGVTSLGLAVGIRNTVNPPLPDGYYGNAYIDMYVSLTVKEVEEFTISDIVKLLKQAKRKAHDKDYLLEELANTESIISMNLMIKGRFCLTDWRNIGIFGSMDFGWGEPVNIVPVVPPEIARILGIVMPASRLEPSMVGGVQVMITLPRAAMVKFKEEMNSVN; from the exons atgccgACTCAAAAAAGCTTATCGATCCCTTTAATGGTCAAGAAAAAACTCGCCGAAATGGTGAAACCCCCAAAACTCATACCTTCACATACTCTTTCCCTTTCAACACTTGACAATGCTCCTTACAACGAAGTTATGTACAAGATGTGTTACGTTTTCAAACCCAGGAACGTCGGTTATGATGATAACCAGCCGGATTATTTGGTTAGGGAGgctttatctgttcttcttggcTACTACTACCCACTTTCAGGGACTTTGAAGCGGAGGGACACTGATCGGAAGCTTCAGCTGAATTGTGGCAGCGACGGAGGCGGTGTGGCGTTCACGGTGGCTACTGCTAACGTAGAGCTTTCTTCTTTGAAGTATCTAGAGAACATTGACTCAGATATGGCCTTGAAGTTTTTGCCAGAGGTTCAAGTGGATAAGGATGGTTATCCACCTTTTGCGTTGCAG GTGACCAACTTTAAATGTGGAGGATTCATCTTAGGGGTTGCTCTGCCGCATTCAATGTGCGATGGATTTGGAGAGGGACATATCATGTGCGCCTTGACAGAGTTGGCCGGCGGAAAGAATATGCCGACGGTGACACCGGTTTGGGAAAGAGAGAGACTGGTGGGAAGGCCTAAAGACAACGATCAAGTTCCCTTTGTTCCCGAAGGCGATACGGCTACTTCACCCTACCTACCGACTGATGATTGG GTAACTGAGAAAATAAGTATCAGAGCTGAGAGCATAAGAAGACTGAAAGAAGCTACACTGAAAGAGTATGACTTCTCTAATGAGGCACTCACTACTTTCGAAGTTATAGGAGCTTATTTGTGGAAGTCAAGAGTTAAAGCTCTGAGTTTGGATCGAGATGGAGTCACATCTTTGGGTTTAGCTGTAGGAATCCGAAACACAGTGAATCCACCTTTGCCAGACGGATACTACGGTAATGCATACATAGACATGTATGTATCATTAACCGTTAAAGAAGTGGAAGAGTTTACCATCTCTGACATCGTGAAGCTCTTAAAACAAGCAAAAAGAAAGGCTCACGATAAAGATTATCTCCTAGAAGAGCTTGCCAACACTGAAAGTATCATCAGTATGAATTTAATGATCAAAGGTAGATTTTGTTTGACGGACTGGAGGAACATTGGTATTTTTGGATCGATGGATTTCGGGTGGGGTGAGCCGGTGAATATTGTCCCGGTGGTCCCACCAGAGATAGCCAGAATTCTTGGTATCGTCATGCCAGCGTCGAGGTTAGAACCTTCGATGGTCGGAGGAGTTCAAGTCATGATTACGTTGCCAAGAGCTGCAATGGTTAAGTTTAAAGAAGAGATGAATTCTGTAAACTGA